GCTGAGAGCATGGCGCTCTTGTTATTGGGACTAGCTCCTAAGCGTGTGGGTACAGTGGAGCCGTGTTTTTCGGAATATGCCGAGCTGGCTGGCAAATTCGGAGCCGAGGTCAACCGGGTGTATGGGAAGGCCTCGCTTCAATGGAAGGCGGACGTGGAGGACATCCTTCAGCTCATGGAGCAGGTAGATGTTTTGTTCCTCGGGCAGCCGAATAATCCAAATGGCGTCCAATATAGTGAGCAGGAGCTGTGCGAGCTGGCAGAGGCGGCTGGCACAACGGGTACTGTGCTGGTGGTGGATGAAGCATTCATTGATTTTATTCCGCTGGAACGGCGAATCTCACTGCTGCCTGTGCTGGATCGCTATCCTCATGTGATTTTGATCCGGTCAATGACCAAATTTTATGCCATTCCTGGCCTACGATTGGGTTATGCGATTGCTCATCCGGACTATATCCGGCGAATGACGGCCAAACAGGTGACCTGGAGTGTGAATGGGTTAGCGTTGCTGGCTGGGGAGGCATGTCTGAAAAGTGGGCAAGCATATGAGCGCCGAACACAGGAGCTGATTGCTGCGGAGCGCAACCGTCTGTTGACCGGCTTGGCGGAATGGGGCTGCGGTGTCGTTCCCGGCGAAGCCAATTACGTGCTGGCAAGGGCGCCGGGTACGTGGAGCGCATCAGCTATTCAGCAGGCGCTTGGACAACGCGGAATCCTTATACGTAGCTGTGCTATGTATCCGGGACTGACGACGAGCCATTTTCGGATTGCAGTCAAGGATGCAGAAGCCAATAACAGGCTGCTATCTGTATTGGGTGAAGTGCTGGAGGAGGAGGAGCGGCGTGACAGTTAGCTTGATTATCCTGGCAGCCTACCTTTTGGACAGGATGATCGGTGATCCGAGGTGGTTGCCGCATCCAGTCATCGGTATGGGACATGCCATTTCGGCATTGGAAAAATTGATTCGCCGCCAGGTCCGAAGTGACCGGGGGCTGAAACGTGCGGGTATACTGCTTCCACTCATTGTGGCGGGAGGCTCCTTTGCGCTCGCCTGGGCGCTGTTGCACTTGCTTGCCTGGATTCATCCGTGGTTATCTGTCGGCGCAGAAATGGTGCTGATTGTGACCACGATTGCTTCCAAAGGACTAAAGGATGCAGGAATGGCAGTCTACCGAGCGTTGCAGGCGGATGACCTGGCTGTGGCACGGCGGGAGCTGGGCATGATAGTCGGGCGGGATACGCAGCAACTTGATAAGCCTGAGATTGTACGCGGTACGGTTGAAACGGTCGCTGAAAATATCGTGGACGCGATTATTTCCCCGCTTTTTTATGCCTTGATCGGGGGAGCACCCTTGGCGCTGGCTTATCGTGCTGTGAATACGCTCGATTCCATGGTTGGGTACAAAAATGAAGAGTATCTGCATTTAGGCTGGGCTTCAGCACGTCTAGATGATGTGGCTAACTACATTCCAGCACGCCTGACAGCGGCAATGCTTGTGATAGCGGCGTGGATGTACAAACGAGATGCTGCAAGAAGCTGGCGCACAGTCAAGCGAGACGCTCGTCTGCACCCAAGTCCGAACAGTGGCTTCCCGGAATCGGCTGTTGCTGGTGCATTGGGGATTCGTCTTGGAGGATATAATGTGTATCATGGCGTGCGCTCCTTTCGTGCATACATGGGGGATTGGATGCGACCGCTAGAGTCGAAAGATATACGGCATACGATCCAGCTGATGTTCGCCGTGTCCAGTATGTTTGTAGGATTGTGTTTGTTAGGAGCCGCAGGTTGTTTTGCCTTGGGATGGGTGCGGTGAGGGTGAGGAGTGACACGCTGAATAATGATCGAGCAGGAAGTGACATTTCTTGAAACAAGATATAGCAGCAAAAAGGACAGTAGAATACGCACAAAGACCGAACTCACAGGAGGATAAGGTGCCGTATGATGCTAAAGAAGATCTGCATTGGGATATGGAGCTCGTGTTAGTTCGTCACGGCACAACCTTATGGAACAAGGAACGTCGATATCTGGGACACTCCGACTTAGGTTTGCTACCGGGGGCAGAGCAGGAATTAAAGCCTTTGCAGGAAAAATTGCAAGGTCAGTCCTTTGCTCGAATCTATTGCAGCGACTTAATGCGATGTCGCCAGACCTTGCAGATCATTGTGCCGGAATCAGAGTTGACGTCTGGGCGTTCCCTATCTACTATGCCTCCTATGATGGAACCATGTCTGCGAGAGCTTCATTTTGGCGAGTGGGATGGAAAAACGTATGACATGCTCAAGGATGTGTCGTTGTATCGGGCTTGGATTGATGAGCCGCAACGGATCACCCCACCTGGTGGAGAGTCTTGGACAGATTTTGTAAATCGTCTGCGCAAATTTCTTGACTCTCTGTATGAATGGCGTGTTGCTATGGAAGTTCAACCCATGGATTTGACTGCTACGTCGCCCTCTGTTTTGGTCGTTACGCATGGTGGCGTAATTCGTCAGCTAGCTTGCATGCTGATACCGGGCCATGATTTTTGGAGTCTGAATCCGAAGCCGGGAGAAGCATTAAGGATTCAATTGAGGCTGGCAGGACCGCACAATTACATAGCGGAAATGCTTCCTCATTAGGTTAGACACCAGCGGATAAAGAGGCTGTTTGGGTTGTAAGCCGCCTCATTTTAACCTATAATCATCAAGTAAAAGAACGGCTTGACTACCACTACATCAAATATCCAGCAGACGAGGTCGGCGCAGCGTGATGAAACTATGGTTTCCCTCCCTGCGCTGTTAAAAGGGAAGTCGGTGTGAATCCGGCGCGGTCCCGCCACTGTAAATGGAAACATGCCCGTTAGTCCTCTTTATATGTTACTAAGCATATGAAAGAATTTCAGGACATGTATTTTACCATAAGTCAGGATACCTGCCCGTCCGCCTGTCACCATAATCCTTCGAGGAAAGGATGACGTGTTCGCAGTGACTGTCCATGCGGAAAGAAGCTGCCGCCTGCGCACGATCTGCGCTAACGTGACCCCTGTGTCCTGATATGAGGATGCGGGGGTTTTTGATAGGAAAAGAAGGCTAGATTTAGAAGATATCTGATGATGTTCAAGTAACGCTCTTAACGATTTATTTATGAAGGGGTGCAAATCATGGCAGGAAAAAAAATAAAGGTGTGGACAACAGGTCTATTGGCTCTGATTTTGGCAGTTGTGCTGAGTGCATGTGGCGCTAATGGAAAAAATGCAGAAAATAAAGAGGGTCAGGCTTCTTCACAGCAGCCGGGACAGGCAGTAAACGCACAAGAGCCTCCGGGCAAAACGGTTTACCCGCTCACAGTTAAAGATGCAACAGGACAGGAATTTACATTCAAAAAAGCGCCGGATAAAATCGTTTCCGTCTCCCCGGCAGAAACCGAGGCGTTGTTCGCCATTGGGCTGGATAAGGAAATTGTCGGCGTCTCCGACTACTCTGATTACCCGGAAGCAGCTACGAAAAAGCCTAAAGTGGGCGGTATTATGAAACCGAACGAAGAGGCGATCATTGCTGCGAACCCGGAAGTCGTTTTTGCAGGGATATCACTTAGTGAACAGGCTACGACCAAGCTGCGCGACATGGGAATTATGATTTTTAAAACGGAACCGAAGACAGTGGAAGATGTCATGGCTAACATCGAATTGTATGGGAAAATCACCGATC
The Paenibacillus peoriae DNA segment above includes these coding regions:
- the cobD gene encoding threonine-phosphate decarboxylase CobD, which produces MIEVYGHGGDRETAAATFGGTAADFVDFSANINPLGPPPEVLEALQHSFDTVIRYPDPGHRNFKNMLARRLHVPPESLSIGNGAAESMALLLLGLAPKRVGTVEPCFSEYAELAGKFGAEVNRVYGKASLQWKADVEDILQLMEQVDVLFLGQPNNPNGVQYSEQELCELAEAAGTTGTVLVVDEAFIDFIPLERRISLLPVLDRYPHVILIRSMTKFYAIPGLRLGYAIAHPDYIRRMTAKQVTWSVNGLALLAGEACLKSGQAYERRTQELIAAERNRLLTGLAEWGCGVVPGEANYVLARAPGTWSASAIQQALGQRGILIRSCAMYPGLTTSHFRIAVKDAEANNRLLSVLGEVLEEEERRDS
- the cbiB gene encoding adenosylcobinamide-phosphate synthase CbiB — encoded protein: MTVSLIILAAYLLDRMIGDPRWLPHPVIGMGHAISALEKLIRRQVRSDRGLKRAGILLPLIVAGGSFALAWALLHLLAWIHPWLSVGAEMVLIVTTIASKGLKDAGMAVYRALQADDLAVARRELGMIVGRDTQQLDKPEIVRGTVETVAENIVDAIISPLFYALIGGAPLALAYRAVNTLDSMVGYKNEEYLHLGWASARLDDVANYIPARLTAAMLVIAAWMYKRDAARSWRTVKRDARLHPSPNSGFPESAVAGALGIRLGGYNVYHGVRSFRAYMGDWMRPLESKDIRHTIQLMFAVSSMFVGLCLLGAAGCFALGWVR
- a CDS encoding histidine phosphatase family protein; this encodes MKQDIAAKRTVEYAQRPNSQEDKVPYDAKEDLHWDMELVLVRHGTTLWNKERRYLGHSDLGLLPGAEQELKPLQEKLQGQSFARIYCSDLMRCRQTLQIIVPESELTSGRSLSTMPPMMEPCLRELHFGEWDGKTYDMLKDVSLYRAWIDEPQRITPPGGESWTDFVNRLRKFLDSLYEWRVAMEVQPMDLTATSPSVLVVTHGGVIRQLACMLIPGHDFWSLNPKPGEALRIQLRLAGPHNYIAEMLPH
- a CDS encoding ABC transporter substrate-binding protein, yielding MAGKKIKVWTTGLLALILAVVLSACGANGKNAENKEGQASSQQPGQAVNAQEPPGKTVYPLTVKDATGQEFTFKKAPDKIVSVSPAETEALFAIGLDKEIVGVSDYSDYPEAATKKPKVGGIMKPNEEAIIAANPEVVFAGISLSEQATTKLRDMGIMIFKTEPKTVEDVMANIELYGKITDHQREARAVTDKMRADVAEVKEGIKNIGKGQKLRVYVEFSPGWTVGKGEFMDELITLAGGENVGATQKGWYQISEENIIAANPDVILYSKSVKDDKTGQTLGDIIKARSGWDQISAVRHNRVFAVDDNLISRPGPRVTEGLKEVAKGVYPEIFK